A single region of the Methanosarcinales archaeon genome encodes:
- the cfbB gene encoding Ni-sirohydrochlorin a,c-diamide synthase, giving the protein MNDITEKVDIPRILIAGDRSSSGKTTISTGLMSIFSDMGLRVQPFKVGLDYIDPSYHAEATGRPCRNLDGYLMDRDSVLEVFHHGISYDGGADIAIIEGVRGLYEGLEGLSDIGSTAQIAKILDCQVVLVINARSITRSAAALVMGYKAFDPDVHIAGIILNNIGGVRHAFKARQAIESYTDVPVIGEIRRDESMKISMRHLGLVPALEGRRKLDDFDQRMLEIRNIIRDGIELDNILELARSASALEKPETNIFEPKKANESPVIGIALDEAFNFYYQDNLDLLELSGAKLEYFSPVHDIHPPDMNGIYIGGGYPELFAPELAANEGMREHILEMSLSGMPIYAECGGLMYLTQSLITGAIKTSSYRTADMPEGEHQMVGALPGKTLMGRTRVVSYSRGAFIENTPIGQPEDRFIGHEFHHSEIIDLPGNSKFGMKLERGHGIKESYDGLMDNNTLAVYSHLHAASYREFAPRFVASCLK; this is encoded by the coding sequence ATGAACGACATTACAGAAAAAGTTGACATCCCCAGAATACTTATCGCCGGGGACCGCTCATCCAGTGGAAAAACAACAATTTCCACGGGACTAATGTCAATATTTTCCGATATGGGATTACGGGTTCAGCCATTCAAAGTAGGATTGGACTATATTGATCCCAGTTATCATGCAGAAGCTACAGGCCGACCCTGCCGTAACCTGGATGGATACCTGATGGACAGGGACTCGGTCCTGGAGGTGTTCCATCACGGAATAAGTTACGATGGGGGTGCAGATATTGCAATAATAGAAGGAGTAAGGGGGCTATATGAGGGGCTCGAAGGCTTAAGCGATATTGGCAGCACTGCCCAGATCGCCAAGATACTGGACTGTCAGGTGGTTCTTGTTATTAATGCACGGAGTATTACCCGCAGTGCAGCTGCACTGGTCATGGGATATAAAGCATTTGACCCGGATGTTCATATAGCCGGTATTATCCTGAACAATATCGGCGGAGTAAGGCACGCATTCAAGGCGCGACAGGCAATTGAATCATATACTGATGTACCAGTGATAGGAGAGATACGGCGCGACGAATCCATGAAGATAAGCATGCGGCACCTGGGACTTGTTCCTGCTCTGGAAGGAAGGCGCAAACTTGACGATTTTGATCAGCGCATGTTGGAGATCAGGAATATTATCAGGGATGGGATCGAGCTTGACAATATACTGGAGCTTGCCAGGAGCGCATCAGCCCTGGAAAAGCCAGAAACCAATATATTTGAACCCAAAAAGGCTAACGAGAGCCCAGTGATAGGTATAGCTCTTGATGAAGCTTTTAATTTTTATTACCAGGATAATCTGGACCTGCTGGAACTATCAGGGGCAAAACTTGAATATTTCAGTCCTGTCCACGACATCCATCCGCCAGATATGAACGGCATATATATTGGTGGGGGATATCCCGAACTATTTGCACCCGAACTGGCTGCCAATGAAGGCATGAGGGAACATATTTTGGAAATGTCCCTCTCCGGAATGCCTATTTACGCCGAATGCGGAGGTTTGATGTATCTTACCCAATCCCTGATAACCGGAGCCATAAAGACATCCTCATACCGCACTGCAGATATGCCTGAGGGGGAACACCAGATGGTAGGTGCCCTGCCTGGAAAGACGCTTATGGGGCGCACCCGTGTGGTAAGTTACAGCAGGGGCGCTTTTATTGAAAATACTCCCATAGGACAGCCTGAGGATAGGTTCATTGGCCATGAGTTCCATCATTCAGAGATAATCGACCTGCCCGGCAATTCAAAATTCGGGATGAAATTGGAGCGGGGACATGGTATCAAGGAAAGTTATGACGGCTTGATGGACAATAATACATTAGCGGTCTATTCCCATCTGCATGCAGCATCATACAGGGAGTTTGCTCCGAGATTTGTGGCTTCATGCCTGAAATAG
- a CDS encoding rRNA biogenesis protein, producing the protein MKLIKIWFGIFSIENENIVACDLYPRDVRTLAERLQETPRALEINEICGCDIRHLALKWKFVISEQEYDELFHSVNIEYTRQLVSAAKSDEQILIQSIEAMDDLDRIINVLSERLKELYDLNFPELKLKSEPLVHFVSRYGTRDNPDTWIVEDEDILRIAEHSMGIELPVSYAENIRELAVNISGLIENRNRLSEYIELYITGKLPNLSAIAGAHIGARLISIAGSVQKLTNMPSSTIQVLGAEKALFKHLKGNAPSPKHGVIFQHPAISGSSRWLRGKIARKLASSISIAIRVDYYSGDYRREIAESFNRKLEALHKQYPPKH; encoded by the coding sequence GTGAAACTGATTAAAATCTGGTTCGGCATCTTTTCTATTGAAAACGAAAATATCGTGGCCTGTGATCTGTATCCCAGGGACGTTCGCACGCTAGCTGAGCGTTTGCAGGAAACTCCCCGTGCACTGGAAATAAATGAGATATGCGGATGTGACATTCGTCATCTGGCATTGAAGTGGAAATTCGTAATATCTGAACAGGAATACGACGAACTTTTTCATAGCGTTAATATTGAATATACCAGACAACTGGTCAGTGCCGCAAAATCAGACGAACAAATCTTAATCCAGAGTATCGAAGCAATGGATGACCTTGACAGGATAATCAATGTTCTGTCTGAAAGATTGAAAGAGTTATATGATCTTAATTTCCCTGAACTTAAACTGAAAAGCGAACCTCTTGTTCATTTTGTTTCCAGGTATGGTACCAGGGATAATCCTGATACATGGATTGTTGAAGATGAAGATATCCTTAGAATTGCCGAACATTCAATGGGGATCGAACTTCCGGTGTCGTATGCAGAAAACATAAGAGAGCTGGCTGTAAATATTTCCGGTTTAATTGAAAATCGGAATAGGTTATCTGAATATATTGAATTATATATAACAGGCAAGTTACCCAATCTTTCAGCTATTGCAGGTGCACATATTGGAGCGCGGTTGATCAGTATTGCAGGAAGCGTGCAAAAACTTACAAACATGCCTTCCAGCACTATTCAGGTACTTGGTGCTGAAAAGGCTTTGTTTAAACATTTAAAGGGCAACGCTCCATCACCCAAACATGGAGTCATTTTTCAACATCCTGCCATCAGCGGATCATCCAGGTGGCTAAGGGGTAAGATCGCAAGGAAACTTGCTTCCAGTATCTCAATAGCTATAAGGGTGGATTATTATTCAGGAGATTATAGACGGGAAATTGCTGAAAGCTTTAATCGAAAGTTAGAGGCTTTGCATAAGCAATATCCTCCAAAACATTGA
- a CDS encoding Mov34/MPN/PAD-1 family protein — MTKIEGIARSTLEFILEVSKSSAPREFAGLLRAEEGVIKDVIFLPGTESNQVSAVLRLYMMPNIKMAGSVHSHPSSNTNPSKADIALFARVGDNNIIVGAPYNDRSWRCYDSNGHSRVLKVLDIEFDEDEVDNQIL; from the coding sequence ATAACCAAGATCGAGGGTATTGCAAGATCCACATTGGAATTTATTCTTGAAGTTTCAAAATCATCAGCTCCCAGGGAATTCGCTGGATTGCTGCGGGCCGAGGAAGGAGTGATCAAAGATGTTATTTTTCTTCCAGGTACTGAATCCAACCAGGTAAGTGCAGTGTTGAGATTATACATGATGCCCAATATCAAGATGGCAGGTTCGGTTCACAGCCACCCCTCCTCAAATACCAATCCCTCCAAAGCCGATATTGCATTGTTTGCCAGAGTTGGGGACAACAACATAATTGTGGGAGCTCCCTATAACGACCGTTCATGGCGGTGTTATGATTCAAATGGTCATTCCAGGGTCCTGAAAGTACTGGACATCGAGTTCGATGAAGATGAGGTTGATAATCAGATACTTTAA
- a CDS encoding methanogenesis marker 2 protein — protein MDLEKIADEIRTFEGLTRKHNIADIVKIFETVRSEYGDCIADFGDDAAVLDAGNEDVILFAADGIWGRLLEASPWWAGYSSVLVNVNDISAMGGRPLGMVNVLSSSNKKACIELLNGIKDGISKFGVPMVGGHLHPDTPHLSLSVAIVGIAKRDCLIRSDTARTGDLIIAAYDMEGRVGPNSPYSWDTTTMKTPSEVREKFMVMQTIGEAHAVTAGKDISNPGTLGTLGMLLETSHKGAVVDLAKIPVPKGVDFIQWLKIYPATGYIVTAQPGHETRCIELFEEVGITARVIGEITSNDRLVIKHGEESLSLFDFKKDTVTGIV, from the coding sequence CTGGACCTTGAGAAAATCGCAGATGAGATCCGTACTTTTGAAGGACTTACACGCAAGCATAATATCGCAGATATTGTAAAAATCTTCGAGACCGTCAGGTCTGAATATGGGGACTGTATTGCAGATTTCGGAGATGATGCAGCCGTTTTGGATGCAGGGAATGAAGATGTCATTCTCTTTGCAGCCGATGGTATATGGGGGCGACTACTGGAAGCCAGTCCCTGGTGGGCCGGTTATAGTTCTGTGCTTGTGAATGTGAATGATATTTCGGCAATGGGCGGAAGACCATTAGGTATGGTCAATGTACTGTCCAGCAGCAATAAAAAAGCCTGTATTGAACTTCTAAATGGTATTAAAGACGGGATTTCCAAGTTCGGGGTCCCAATGGTAGGGGGGCATCTACATCCGGACACACCTCACTTATCCCTATCAGTAGCAATTGTGGGGATTGCAAAAAGGGACTGCCTGATACGAAGTGATACTGCCCGGACAGGAGACTTGATTATTGCAGCCTATGATATGGAAGGTAGAGTAGGTCCGAATTCACCTTACAGCTGGGACACCACCACCATGAAAACACCTTCCGAAGTACGAGAGAAATTCATGGTCATGCAGACCATAGGTGAAGCCCATGCAGTAACTGCTGGCAAGGATATCAGTAACCCTGGAACCTTAGGTACATTGGGTATGCTGCTTGAGACCAGCCATAAGGGTGCGGTGGTCGACCTGGCAAAAATACCTGTTCCCAAAGGAGTGGATTTTATCCAGTGGCTTAAGATCTACCCTGCCACAGGATATATTGTCACGGCGCAGCCAGGCCATGAAACACGCTGCATTGAATTATTCGAAGAAGTAGGAATAACCGCCAGGGTCATAGGTGAAATAACCAGTAATGACAGGCTGGTCATAAAGCATGGAGAAGAAAGTCTCAGCCTATTTGATTTTAAAAAGGACACCGTAACTGGTATTGTGTAG
- a CDS encoding ribonuclease HI family protein gives MPKFKKIYIVTDGASRGNPGPSAIGYGLYDSNWNVIEERSQYIGIGTNNEAEYRALMAALDKATHYSKNEIEHYTDSELLTRQLKGQYKVRAENLRPLFDKVSLKIKDFKSVKHTHVRRSDKRVQRIDELANQALDKAGK, from the coding sequence ATGCCAAAGTTCAAGAAGATCTATATTGTCACCGATGGGGCTTCAAGGGGAAATCCCGGACCTTCTGCCATAGGATACGGTCTCTATGATTCAAACTGGAATGTAATTGAAGAACGATCCCAATATATCGGGATAGGTACAAATAACGAAGCAGAGTACCGTGCATTGATGGCCGCCCTGGACAAAGCAACTCATTACTCGAAGAATGAAATTGAACATTATACGGACAGCGAACTGTTGACCAGGCAGTTGAAAGGCCAGTATAAGGTACGGGCTGAGAACCTCAGACCGCTTTTTGATAAAGTATCCTTAAAAATAAAGGATTTCAAGTCAGTAAAACACACCCATGTTCGCAGGTCTGATAAACGGGTTCAGAGAATTGATGAGCTTGCGAACCAGGCACTGGATAAAGCTGGAAAATAA
- a CDS encoding ABC transporter ATP-binding protein yields MTDIIINAKNLERVYFNGVIKTYALTNISLNIKEGEFVAIMGPSGSGKSTLLHQLGLLDIPTKGEILIDNEDVVNLSDDERTRFRLEKLGYVFQSYNLIPELTTLENVYITPMAQGITTEKYKEMAKDILKKVGLGDRMNHYPSELSGGQQQRVSIARALVNKPKILYADEPTANLDSDSSERTVKLFRQLNKEIGQTIVMVTHELEEGKKADRIIWVKDGVLDTNKN; encoded by the coding sequence ATGACTGATATAATAATTAATGCTAAAAATCTGGAAAGAGTATATTTTAATGGAGTCATAAAAACTTATGCTCTAACAAATATAAGTCTAAACATAAAAGAAGGAGAATTTGTTGCAATAATGGGTCCAAGTGGATCCGGAAAAAGCACTTTACTCCATCAATTGGGGTTATTGGACATCCCCACAAAAGGAGAAATATTAATTGATAATGAAGATGTTGTTAATTTATCTGATGACGAAAGAACCAGATTCAGACTTGAAAAATTAGGTTACGTGTTCCAATCATATAACTTAATTCCTGAATTAACTACACTTGAAAATGTGTATATTACTCCAATGGCACAAGGAATAACAACAGAAAAATATAAAGAAATGGCGAAGGATATTCTTAAAAAAGTAGGTCTTGGCGATAGAATGAATCACTACCCTTCAGAACTTTCCGGTGGACAACAACAAAGAGTGTCTATTGCAAGGGCACTAGTTAATAAGCCTAAAATATTGTATGCTGATGAACCAACAGCAAACCTTGATTCAGATTCATCAGAAAGGACTGTAAAACTATTTCGACAACTAAACAAAGAAATTGGACAAACAATAGTTATGGTAACCCATGAATTAGAAGAAGGAAAAAAAGCGGACAGAATTATCTGGGTCAAAGATGGAGTGTTAGATACAAACAAGAATTAA